The genomic stretch AGTACAAGTATTGAGAGTGGAATGAAGGTCTGCAGGAGTGGGATTGCCAGTGAAGTCTATCAGGGTTGATTATTCTCTAGCTTGGGCCTCGGATGTACCTGTGATGAGATGGGAACCATTGGGATGgctgcggaaggaaactttgcctatttGCTTTTGGGGACAGTGCTGGAAGAGGAGTGTTATCAGAGTAAGGagctaggagggaggggggcaaacatttggtcccacttggctgggctaaatagagtatttaagatatatgtagaggtgggagagatagaaggacagGGATGTGTGGAAGAAAgagtagtgttgagagaggtagtatcacagagaggtggacaataaggttgtagagtagtaataaaggaggatggggtagttgttgaagaaagttgtggggatagagggggtgaagttgagaatgttgggagagtagTAATGTATCCTAGAGGCTGAGtgttgacctgggtggatgatgtaATAGTAGGTATTGACAagggggtagtagtagtattgttcaaGAGCCTGGGGTCGGGGGACCGGGAGAATTTAAAtcagtggggctatttgatggaGGGGCAAGCCTCATCAAATATCCTCAtagggtataaaatcttcattaatAGCCGTGGaaagcctagagtatgttggggaaagaaacagtccacccctcagggtccctttgaGGACCAACACAGATTCATCCTTACAACACAGCTCTTGAACCTTGGGAAATGGATAGTTAAAGAGGTCAGGGGAAAAGACCACGCAAAATTAGCTGAGTTGAGAGCTGGGaagatccccagcattgggtctcagtcctcgtctcctaagcccccccacggcaacaacagacaagggactgggggggggggggggggatgaaaatagCATAGTAAATGCAAATGTTACTGTGTTTATTACACTCCCCACCCACAAATGTTTACTGTATAACAAAAAATCATAGCCGGTCCCTAACCCTCATGAAGCAAATTTCAGGGAGCATTCTGGTTGAAAAGCAGAAAAATACAgctccttcccacacacacagttTGTTTGTGACAGACATACTtcctattttttatgttttaaactGCCTTCAATGAATTTGGTAAAATATCTCTAATCTAGTTTCAGGGCTTCTACAGTTCACAGATTATAAGCCACTATGTCCAACATAGGCAATGCTTTATCATTACTGTGAAAAGGAATATTCAAATCGCAAGAAAGTAGTATCAATATACTAGATCTTTTATTCTGGATTCTCCTGTTTGTTTGTCATAGCAAAAGTAGAGAAATGTGTATTcagaacagataaacagatggtaCATCACCACCATTTGACAGCTTTGCCATCTGACATGGAGTAGTTTACATCACAGTTACAAAATGAGCATATAAGAGACATATCCGAGATAAAAATGTTGAAGAAATTAAAGAATCAAAGAATTTACCATATGTGTAAATACCACGAAGAGAATCAAAAGTCAAAAtacatataatagtaacaatatatttttttgttgcttcTTTGGGTGATCATATTCATACCACTCAATGCtgatagaaatatttttttttgtctagtaAAAAATAAACTCAAAGTAATGGCTTATTACTTTTTAAATCTTATACTGTAATTCTGAATTCTGGCTTATAACAACATAAAAGACAGCACTGGAAGGGCATCAGATACAATTATTCTTTACTCTTAAGTTTCACCAAAATTTCACTGAAGTGGGACTTGTCCAACTACAATGATACAGAGATTTTCCTAATACCTTTTTAAACAGAACTTATTAAAGCAATCGTATGTACACTGACCTGTGTACATTTCTCAAAGATACACTAGACTATAAACGTTTCACTACCTCAACCTGTATATGTTTCAGAACCTCAAGTATGAACATCATTCACACtaaatataacacaaatataactaataaaatatgaaactaataagaaataaaaacaaaatgatgcaACCTAGATGATCATCATGGCAAATCCAGCATTAAAAAAGTTAACAATATAAACAGTAGTTATCTGTATCTGTAACACTTCACATTGAGCAACAGTTTAATTCTGGAATACTCTACCCATGACTCATTTGGTttggcttgaaaaaaaaaaaaaaaaaaattacctataCTTTTTCATATCACTGTAATCAGCATAACATTAGTCTTGTCCCTTAGAATTGCACATGGACGTTCATGGCCTGCATATTTAGACCACAGTTCCAAGAAGTAAGACATATTCTGACTAAtgccttccattttcttttctaaaagATGCAAGCTATTAATATATTCTAAACGGAACTCGGTGCTTCACTTCTTTCTTGCTCGTAGGTACAACCCTAAGAAACCAAGGAGATGGAAGCCAATGTAGAGAAGTGTTAAAAGTCCAAAGTCATAATGCAGATGAGATGCATTAAAGGCATATTCTTTAATGACTTGTTGCCCGTTGCTGATGCAGGGGACCCCAGGCGGCATCTCACATGCTGTTCAGGAAATTAAAAAGTATTAGTtaattcagatacatatataaaagcacatgaccttcaaaacattaataaatgcattgcttaaaaaaataaatgtataatgttgtaaattatatattcttGACTCACTTTCTGTACAATATTCATTTGAAAGTCCTTGAAAGAAGAAATTTCTTGGAATATATTCTTTAGAATGCAAATTCCATACAAACATAGTAAGAGCAATCTAATACAATTCCATTCATTTGGTACCTAATGAAAtttgaaggaaataaaaatacttACTGATATTTGTTACATCAGACCACTGAGTAACAGTGAGTGCCTCATTACTGTACATGAACCAGGATAAATACTTCACCCAGCCAATATACCACGGCATTGACCTGTTGAATGAGAAAATATAAATCACATATGAACCTCCCATCAGTAATCTCATTCAAATAACGTCAAACTGATTAATTCAAAGCCACACAGTTTGATTACGTAAGGAATAAAGGAGACTTTCCCTAAGCATTAAAACTAGGAAAATGCACTGTATTGTTAAATTGCAACCATAAGATGAGCACCACTACATATGTAAATCCAGTCCGAAAATttgattaaataaaacaaatcgaaATTTTACAAGCATTTTTTTTGCCGTCACACTTACTGAAAATTAAAGGGGGTCATTACAGTTCACTTCTACCAAGAAATGCTTCAGTCCTATCAACAATATAGCTGCCTCTTTTGTTCAGTTAATACTCACGAAAGGTTGATGAACAGTCCTCCCGAGATGAGTAGAACAACGTCGAATGGAATGAGGAACAGCATGATGTACGGGATACTCTCAAACATAGCTGAGAACATGGAACCTGAAACGTGTTTTAACCATGTTAGATACCTTAGACAGACCAATTTGCCTTCGTATTTAAAATGGTGATGGGAGAGTGTTCATTGATTCTAAGATTTTATTTgtacgcacgtatgtgtgtgtttatatatgttttatacaagaGATGCAAACCGGGTGAGTGTGAGAAATGGGTGggaatgcatgtgtgtggatgCGAGTTTAAGTGAGGCAGACAGAGTTGACAGAAATGGAAATACAGACACagattgtgcgtgcgtgcgtgcgtgcgtgcgtgcgtgcgtgcgtgcgtgcgtgcgtgcgtgcgtgcgtgtgtgcgtacgtgcgtgcgtgtgcgtgtgcgtgtgcgtgtgcgtgtgcgtgtgtgtgtgtgtgtgtgtgtgtgtgtgtgtgtgtgtgtgtgtgtgtgtgtgtgtgtgtgtgagtgtgagtgtgagtgtgagtgtgagtgtgagtgtgagtgtgagtgtgagtgtgagtgtgtgtgagtgtgagtgtgtgtgtgtgtgtgtgtgtgtgtgtgtgtgtgtgtgtgtgtgtgtgtgtgtgtgtgtgtgtgtccgtgtgcgtgtgcacatgggTATGCGTAGAGACATGAGTGCAGGAGTGTCAGTGAAATAGTAAGTGATTGAGCAACAAAACAGAGTCGGAGCAATACTTCTAAGCCAGCGGCCCGCACACCGGTCacacctctctctcgtcctaaAGACTCTTTCAGCCAGAGTATTGTCAGAATGAACATCCCGTTTGCTAATGCTCCCTTTGTGCTACATGTTTCTGCATCTCGAACGTGTAAAGAGTCTGCCTCCATGGTTTTAGTTTCCTCTCTGTCTTAAAGAACATATtactattgtctttttttttttctctctaatttattCAGTCAATCTATTCCCTACGTGACTGATTTGAAAACATCGTAAATTCCGTCGTTAGTATTCCTTAATATTTCCAACACAGGAACCCATACCCTCCACACAACgtaacgagaaaaaaaggaaaaacaataatccACAACATAtctaacaacaaccaaaaaaaatcccaaattaaatcccccccccataaaaaaaagtaCCCGAATAccccaaagaagaggaagagtccATCAAGAATGCCCCATTTACTCGACGTccaaaaaaaatctaaaccttACCACAGGCCGAGGCAGTGTTGGCAGTGAAGATTGTGATCAGAATCGTCATGAAGAAGTGGTACGCGTGTCTCTGCAGACCAACCATCCAGTAGCAGATGATGCAGAACACGACCGGATCTACTATGAAACCCGGGATCTGTGGAGAGAAAAGAGCGTGAGGTTTTGGAATCtgtggagaaggagggacgcGAGAGAAACAATATTGAAActtgatggaaggagaagaatttCAGGGGTCTATAAGGTGTCCTGAAATTGTAAAGAGGGAAGGACGTGAAAGAGCTGTACTAAAAAACGGGAAGCCGTGAAATCAGAAGAATGTGAAGGAAACTAGACTGAAATTAGAAATGTGTGGAGAAGGAAGGGTGCTTAGGAATTATTACTGTAAGAacctgtggaggaggaagaatggaaaataaTGTTGTGTCATTGGAGGCAACCGTGACAATACTTTGTTGCAAAACATCTATTGAATTGCAAAGGGATTGCATGATATGAAGTGTTCGTCGCCTAATGAAAAGTACAATCTTTGGACTAAATATAGCATTGGAATAATTTAATTCcaaagagacgaaagagatatacagacagaaaaatatgCAGAGGAATTAGCACTCCTGAGTAAGCTATTAAGATAGCTTTCTCAGTGCTGCCAGGATGATAAAGAAggaaacatatatagagagaaaattacGTAGAGACATCATCACGTCGGCAGATCGATAAAGAAATATGAAGCtggataaacagaaaataaacatataaatagaaaggaggcgacagacacacaaccacgtagacaaagagacagacagacagacaaaacaaacaagagacaATATCCAAACAAGCCAGAGAGATAACGAAATTAACAACCCTACAAGACTGACATATCTCAAAGAGCATCTCAACCTCTCAAATTTAACAGCCTCCTTCGACAGAGAGTCTCAAGAACCTCACCAGTGCCACCATCTTGGAGAGGTAGTAGGTATCCGCCCGATATATCCCGTTCTTGTACTCTCGCAGGAACAGAGGCAGTTCTTGGGGGAAGATGTTCAGGACTccgtagagggaagggaaggtatttTCCGTGATGAAGATGAACAGGACGCCCTCGATGTCCTGAATGCCGGCCTGGTTCAGCGTGACGTTGGTGTAGCACACGCCCACGAGGAAAGCGATGAGCTGTGGGGAAGTTCGGGATAATTTATCAGCTGTGGAAAAGTTGTGCAGAAGTTATGGGTTGTGGAAAAGTTATGCAGAAGTTTTGGGCTGTGGATAAGTTAGGCATAAGTTCTAGGCTGTGGAGAAGTTCTGGATAATTTACAAGCTGTGGAAAAGTTAAGCATCAGTTAAAAGATTTTAATTGGGGAATTACAAATCTTATTATGTTCACATGCGGGAATTATAAAGTATACGATAATTAATAAGTATTATGGTGGTCATATAAGTGTTAAATTGACCATAAGTGAGAAGTACAAAAGATTATAAACTCTCATTCTGAACATAATTGAGAGTAATAGAGTATACGAGAAATTGAGAAGCGATTCCAGTTTCTTTTATATGGAATTagtttattttactgtttttttttttctctcaacattTCATATTGATCCTTACTCATAATGGTAGCAAGAGTCGGGtgtgataatgaaatattaaatgAGAAAATATTGTAATATGGTAGCCTTAAACCACACATGTATTAGATTTATCTTTATTTGAtgactgatgaagatgatgataactctgatggtgatggtggtggtggatgatgaatatgatggtggatgaagatgaatatgatggtggatgaagatgaatatgcaagtgatgatgatgatgatgatgatgatgatgatgatgatgatgatgatgatgatgatgatgatgatgatgatgatgatgatgatgatgatgatgatgatgatgatgatgatgatgatgatgatgatgataaaataataattataataaacttaCAATTTTCTGCATGATCCTGATGGAGTGAATGGCTGGGTTCCTGTACGAGTCGACGAGCGAGCGCCACGTCAGCCACCAGAACTGAACGAGCCAATTGGGCTTTTGCCTGAAGAGGAAACGAACGGTGATTAGCTTTTAATTTACTCGTcaatgaaagagatgttttatttactcgtcaatgaaagagatattttatttacttgtcaatgaaagatatattttatttacacgtcaatgaaagatattttatttactcgtcaatgaaagatatattttatttactcgtcaatgaaagagatgttttatttactcgtcaatgaaagagatgttttatttactcgtcaatgaaagagatgttttatttaCTCGTCAATGAAAGAGATATTTTATTTACTCGTCAATGAAAGATGTTTTATTTACTCGTCAATGAAAGATGTTTTATTTACTCgtcaatgaaatatatattttatttactcgtCAATGAAAGATATTTTATTTACTCGTCAATGAAAGATGTTTTATTTACTCgtcaatgaaatatatattttatttactcgtcaatgaaagatattttatttactcgtcaatgaaagatgttttatttactcgtcaatgaaagatgttttatttactcgtcaatgaaagagatattttttttactcgtcaatgaaagagatattttttttactcgtcaatgaaagagatattttttttactcgtcaatgaaagagatattttttttactcgtcaatgaaagagatattttttttactcgtcaatgaaagagatattttttttactcgtcaatgaaagagatattttttttactcgtcaatgaaagagatattttttttactcgtcaatgaaagagatatttttttttactcgtcaatgaaagagatattttttttactcgtcaatgaaagagatattttttttactcgtcaatgaaagagatattttttttactcgtcaatgaaagagatatttttttttactcgtcaatgaaagagatattttttttactcgtcaatgaaagagatattttttttactcgtcaATCAGAGAAGAAAAGGTTATTAATTCGTCAGTGAGAGatttttttgcccttttcttATAAAAAATATTCTTGTTATTTACTAGGCTATTAAGGAGATAATTTCGTCATATACTCGTCTATTTTATTCATTCACTGTCGTTGTTATTTGTAATCAAGGCGAATGAtaaatctttctatttttctgaaCTTTTTACCTCTTTGTGGacgagagggaaatatatatatatatatatatatatatatattttttttttttagagtggaATACCATTAAGTATTtactttaattcttttttttcaaaattaatttaaattgttagtttatttcatcatcctccccactttctcatcctcatcttcgcccttattattatcctcatcctcacccccccctcccttcctcacccccctctcctttcctcatccccctctcccttcctcatccccctctcccttcctcatccccccctcccttcctcatccccctctcccttcctcatccccccctcccttcctcatccccccctcccttcctcatccccctctccctctctccctctccctctccctccctctccctccctctccctccctctctctccctctccctcttcatccccctcacccctcctccccctccctctgcctcccccctcctactcctccccctccacccctcctcctctcctctcctctcctctctcgtcttccaatttctcttccttatcattttcctctctcccttccttccttccttccttccttccttccttttcgaaCCAAAAAAAACTTTCGACTCCCCCATGGATCTTTAACCTTTGATTTCAACTCAACCTCAGatcaatatatatactcacgGTATACTCCTGAAGAAGTGATCCTCTTGAGACTGGAAAAAGAAATCATTTGTCAGTAAAAGTTAGCAACATTAAGGCatacaggagggagagggagagaagaggaaagaagaaagagggaagaggaaagggggaagagagagaggaaagaggggagagataagagggaagaggaacgaggaaagaaagagaacgacagaaagagataaagaaagggaaagagaaaaagagaaagggaaagagaaaaggtgagaaagaaagacagataaaaagagaaaagagaacagataagaaaaagaaaatattgaaaatgaataaaaaataacaaatatatcaatcaatactgtatatgcaaatatagaccTACAGAAAATGTGGACACACAAAATgaacaaggaagggagagggaggggggggggggagagagagagagagagacagagacagagacagagacagagacagagacagagacagagacagagacagagacagagacagagatagagatagagatagagatagagatagagatagagatagagatagagatagagagatagagagatagagagatagagagatagagagatagagagatagagagatagagagatagagagatagagagatagagatagagacagagacagagatagagatagagatagagagatatagagaaagaaagactaatagataaatgcacatcaacaattctaaaaaaaaaaaaagcccgggTCACTCACGCTCGCTCCCGAATCGGACTGGGAAATGCACATGTTATCTTGGTACTGGATGGTGATGTCGATGTCCTTCGAGTAAGCGGAGACGGCGAAGTTGTCGCAGATCCGCTTAATCCGCTCGCGAGATCGGTGTTCGTGGCCAGGAAGAACCGCCAGCGTGTGGATGTAGTAGTCGGCCGGGTTGAAGGTCGAGGGGCACTTGTGGCCGAGgctgggaggggagagtaggacgGAAAGGGGCGTTACGCaaggggagagaagtagggaagggggCCTTTAcgcaagggggagagaaggagggaaaggggcgtTTACGCGAGGGAGAGATAGGCTGTGcgtcgtggggagggggggaggggggggggctgtggatactgtagctttttttttttttctcctttttccttttgggGGGTAAAGTGATTAAGATGTATTCAAGCGTTGTTTGGTTTTGAATTTGCAAATTCTTTttacttggggaggggggggatttcactaagcacgcacacacacacacacatacacacatacacatagatagatagatagatacacagatagacagatatagatagatagatagatagatagatagatagatagatagatagatagatagatagatagatagatagatagatagatagatagatagataggatctcacacacacacataatatatacagatagatagatagatagatagatagatagatagacagagagatagagagatagatagatagatagatagatagacagagagatagatagatagacagagagatagatagatagaccgacagacagatagatagacagacagacagaaagacagaaagacagacagacagacagacagacagacagacagacagacagacagacagacagacagacagacagacagacagacagacagacagacagacagacagacagacagacagacagacagacagacagacagacagaccgaccgaccgaccgaccgaccgaccgaccgaccgaccgaccgacagacagacagacagacagacagacagacagacagacacacagacacacagacacacacacacacacacacacacacacgcaacactaAACCACCAACACACACGAAACACGATATGCATCACACCACACCACGATAGCCCACAGCACACGCACCACCATACAAACCCCACAACAGTACGATAAAAAACGCAACACAACCTCAACACACGCCATCGAACCACCCCCCTCAAAGAATTCGGTTCGTCAGCCCCCTCGCCAAGCTCCGCCATCTTGCTCCCTTTTCCCCGAAGACCCACCTGTCGAGGAACTCCAGGGCGCCCGACGAGGAACCCATGTACGCCACGCGCCCCTCCGCCAACAGCAGGAGCTTATCGAACATGGCGAAGACCTCGGAGGAAGGCTGGTGGATCGTGCACAGGATGGTCTTGCCCCTGGCGGCCATGTCCTTCATCATCCTCACGAGTTTTCGAGCATTGTACGAATCGAGACCCGTCGTTGGCTCGTCGCAGAAGAGCAAGGGCGGGTCGGTCAGAATCtgcgggaaggggagaaggaaggggggaggttagtaaattagggagggagagacagacagacagacagacagacagacagacagacagacagacagacagacagacagacagacagacagacagacagacagacagacagagacagacagacagacagacagagacagaca from Penaeus chinensis breed Huanghai No. 1 chromosome 40, ASM1920278v2, whole genome shotgun sequence encodes the following:
- the LOC125047229 gene encoding protein scarlet-like isoform X2; amino-acid sequence: MGLEQEERASLLGSQQYVYQSSGSDTYSGDFFDEEEAADTSGLVKQSGLGYGTWRAPDDGITLTWRDLSVYVPQKRSWFRNDAGHRPFKRVLNNVSGAVRPGSLVALMGSSGAGKSTLMNALAHRTPGGVIVDGEILVNSRRANRAMASLAGYVHQDDLFVGSLTVKEHLMFMARLRMDRRRTQKQRMARVQELMKELGLLKTQNTRIGTPGQDKSLSGGERKRLAFATEILTDPPLLFCDEPTTGLDSYNARKLVRMMKDMAARGKTILCTIHQPSSEVFAMFDKLLLLAEGRVAYMGSSSGALEFLDSLGHKCPSTFNPADYYIHTLAVLPGHEHRSRERIKRICDNFAVSAYSKDIDITIQYQDNMCISQSDSGASSQEDHFFRSIPQKPNWLVQFWWLTWRSLVDSYRNPAIHSIRIMQKILIAFLVGVCYTNVTLNQAGIQDIEGVLFIFITENTFPSLYGVLNIFPQELPLFLREYKNGIYRADTYYLSKMVALIPGFIVDPVVFCIICYWMVGLQRHAYHFFMTILITIFTANTASACGSMFSAMFESIPYIMLFLIPFDVVLLISGGLFINLSSMPWYIGWVKYLSWFMYSNEALTVTQWSDVTNITCEMPPGVPCISNGQQVIKEYAFNASHLHYDFGLLTLLYIGFHLLGFLGLYLRARKK
- the LOC125047229 gene encoding protein scarlet-like isoform X1, yielding MFARFFTSADLPNSPRNLPVMGLEQEERASLLGSQQYVYQSSGSDTYSGDFFDEEEAADTSGLVKQSGLGYGTWRAPDDGITLTWRDLSVYVPQKRSWFRNDAGHRPFKRVLNNVSGAVRPGSLVALMGSSGAGKSTLMNALAHRTPGGVIVDGEILVNSRRANRAMASLAGYVHQDDLFVGSLTVKEHLMFMARLRMDRRRTQKQRMARVQELMKELGLLKTQNTRIGTPGQDKSLSGGERKRLAFATEILTDPPLLFCDEPTTGLDSYNARKLVRMMKDMAARGKTILCTIHQPSSEVFAMFDKLLLLAEGRVAYMGSSSGALEFLDSLGHKCPSTFNPADYYIHTLAVLPGHEHRSRERIKRICDNFAVSAYSKDIDITIQYQDNMCISQSDSGASSQEDHFFRSIPQKPNWLVQFWWLTWRSLVDSYRNPAIHSIRIMQKILIAFLVGVCYTNVTLNQAGIQDIEGVLFIFITENTFPSLYGVLNIFPQELPLFLREYKNGIYRADTYYLSKMVALIPGFIVDPVVFCIICYWMVGLQRHAYHFFMTILITIFTANTASACGSMFSAMFESIPYIMLFLIPFDVVLLISGGLFINLSSMPWYIGWVKYLSWFMYSNEALTVTQWSDVTNITCEMPPGVPCISNGQQVIKEYAFNASHLHYDFGLLTLLYIGFHLLGFLGLYLRARKK